In a single window of the Niabella ginsenosidivorans genome:
- a CDS encoding BPSS1187 family protein, with translation MAYLNKYGLLLLLFAGLLPVNTWSQVKIEWISPAATADNIREVHGPHVAMYNPSAHSRHRLLFMIEGTGASAASCRVFDSCFAEMGYHVVSIDYPNNVITTTCSGSTDSSCFDGYRQEIVFGTPASSLVDVDAANSIVSRFTKLLRYLSAHDKAGGWDAFLQGAAPRWDHIIVAGHSQGAGHAAYLGKAFQLAGVLMLSGPQDYLRTFQTPAPWQFRKGLTPAARQYAFLHVKDPFNYQFQVADVAAVTGLSPADTTMVQPGIPVHSDRHIFVNTWGTKDYHGSTVNPAFVQVWQYIMDRLQ, from the coding sequence ATGGCATATCTTAACAAATATGGGTTGCTGTTGCTGCTGTTTGCGGGGCTCTTACCGGTAAACACCTGGTCACAGGTAAAGATTGAATGGATTTCTCCTGCTGCAACAGCAGATAATATCCGGGAAGTGCATGGCCCGCACGTTGCGATGTACAACCCGTCTGCTCACTCCCGGCACCGGCTGCTTTTTATGATAGAAGGAACAGGTGCCAGTGCAGCAAGCTGCAGGGTTTTTGACAGTTGCTTTGCTGAAATGGGGTATCATGTGGTCAGCATTGATTACCCGAATAATGTAATTACCACTACCTGCAGCGGTAGTACAGACAGCAGCTGTTTTGACGGGTACCGGCAGGAGATTGTTTTTGGCACACCTGCCAGTTCGCTGGTAGACGTGGATGCTGCCAATAGTATTGTCAGCCGCTTTACAAAGCTGCTGCGCTATTTGTCTGCGCACGACAAGGCCGGTGGGTGGGATGCATTTTTGCAGGGCGCAGCCCCGCGCTGGGACCATATCATTGTGGCTGGCCATTCACAGGGAGCCGGCCATGCCGCCTATCTGGGTAAAGCCTTTCAACTGGCGGGCGTATTAATGCTTTCCGGCCCGCAGGATTACCTGAGAACTTTTCAAACGCCTGCCCCCTGGCAGTTTCGTAAGGGATTAACACCAGCTGCGCGGCAGTATGCGTTCCTGCATGTGAAAGACCCCTTCAATTATCAGTTTCAGGTTGCAGATGTAGCTGCCGTTACGGGACTGAGCCCGGCAGACACTACTATGGTACAGCCCGGGATACCTGTGCATTCGGACCGGCACATTTTTGTTAATACCTGGGGAACCAAAGACTATCATGGCTCTACTGTAAACCCTGCGTTTGTACAGGTATGGCAATATATAATGGATCGGCTGCAGTAA
- a CDS encoding thioredoxin family protein, whose product MHCIQRTANKRTVPVKGASLCVLGRCAGALLLLCFWAHTAGAQMSFAELDWQMTKEKKYVVVYIRSKHCTYCLMQEAQLRKNSHLKLRLERDFYFVEGKAEEDSVIVFDHTAYGNPDPQNPRQVNDFVTVYGKDKEGMVGYPLWLYFDKNYRLLLRFYGLMPPENILKILDRISAVSGEQ is encoded by the coding sequence ATGCATTGTATACAGAGAACAGCCAATAAGAGGACCGTTCCGGTAAAAGGTGCTTCGCTTTGCGTTTTAGGGCGTTGTGCTGGGGCCTTGTTGCTCCTGTGCTTTTGGGCTCATACAGCAGGCGCGCAAATGAGCTTTGCGGAACTGGATTGGCAGATGACAAAAGAAAAAAAATACGTGGTGGTTTACATCCGCTCAAAACACTGCACCTATTGCCTCATGCAGGAGGCACAACTCCGTAAGAACAGCCATTTAAAGCTGCGGCTGGAGCGCGACTTTTATTTTGTAGAGGGAAAAGCGGAAGAGGATTCTGTGATTGTTTTCGATCATACAGCATATGGGAACCCCGATCCTCAAAATCCCCGCCAGGTAAATGATTTTGTAACTGTTTACGGGAAAGATAAAGAGGGGATGGTGGGGTATCCGTTGTGGCTTTATTTCGATAAAAATTATCGCCTGTTGTTACGTTTTTACGGGCTGATGCCTCCTGAAAATATTTTAAAGATACTGGACAGAATTTCAGCAGTAAGCGGTGAACAATAA